The following proteins come from a genomic window of Astatotilapia calliptera chromosome 11, fAstCal1.2, whole genome shotgun sequence:
- the ttc24 gene encoding tetratricopeptide repeat protein 24 isoform X2, with product MDLTDWSTHLNLQVLRSSMTSRAAPSGKEAVKVKRRSGSVGRKQTADIEELTSSGNKALQEGRPQEALRYFRDALKAAEQLQDSRVLRACSFNLGAAYVEVGRPRKGLDFLRHAQPGPKADRLPDLQFNLALAHDALGQSREAATYFLQAAQLYRSQGDGCSEGDACVEMSRCYSRTRDWALAAQGYLRAAESYRVANMLDYAATALSEAGSHMTQSDQCNQEDIIGVLSECLSLMGSITDPRTLGELYLSVGVSYCRLRSFQEAVQCFQKALSPAAKWPPLLPKVLHNLGAALNSMGQFRSAVDYHRLAAGLYGSQGCRGDQARCFSNLAFAFSRIGEEEEAAESLILALQGFRDTGDYLAQAQVCEVLAECYLVQRKQHKAVQLYKQALSALSHCQKPHPPAPHSLWPHRHSLPIGPHVRKSDITKSPGTAANQQPDAPETDAPGSQQEASETPEYMSIAPGQSSDQLNKRQRSELWLDRGNPRTDSNASLAQDSEAPPSSPGDIREQSSLVSSWRSQFCLLM from the exons ATGGATCTGACTGATTGGTCCACACACCTGAACCTGCAGGTTCTCCG GTCCAGCATGACGTCCCGTGCAGCCCCTTCAGGTAAAGAAGCTGTGAAGGTGAAGAGGAGGAGTGGGAGTGTGGGGCGGAAGCAGACAGCAGACATTGAGGAATTGACATCTTCTGGGAACAAAGCGCTGCAGGAGGGACGCCCACAGGAGGCGCTGAGGTACTTCAGAGATGCCCTGAAGGCTGCAGAGCAG CTCCAGGACTCGCGGGTCCTGCGGGCCTGTTCCTTTAACCTCGGGGCTGCCTATGTGGAGGTAGGACGACCTCGGAAAGGTCTGGACTTCCTGCGGCATGCTCAGCCTGGTCCCAAGGCCGACCGCCTCCCTGACCTCCAGTTCAACCTTGCCCTggcccatgatgcactggggcAGAGCCGGGAGGCCGCCACCTACTTCCTGCAAGCTGCCCAGCTGTATAGGTCACAAGGAGACGGCTGCAGCGAGGGGGATGCCTGCGTGGAGATGAGCCGCTGTTACAGCAGGACACGG GACTGGGCGCTGGCGGCTCAGGGTTACTTGCGAGCTGCAGAGAGTTACAGAGTGGCCAACATGTTGGACTATGCAGCCACCGCCCTGTCAGAAGCAGGAAGTCACATGACCCAATCAGATCAGTGCAACCAGGAGGACATCATCGGTGTGCTGTCAGAGTGTCTGAGTTTGATGGGGAGCATTACGGACCCGAGGACTCTGG GTGAGCTGTACCTGTCGGTGGGCGTGTCTTACTGCCGGCTCAGGTCTTTCCAGGAGGCAGTGCAGTGTTTCCAGAAGGCTCTGAGCCCCGCGGCTAAGTGGCCCCCCCTGCTGCCCAAGGTCTTGCACAACCTGGGAGCGGCGCTGAACTCCATGGGCCAGTTCAGGTCCGCCGTGGACTACCACAGGCTGGCCGCTGGACTGTACG gCTCTCAGGGTTGCCGTGGCGACCAGGCTCGCTGTTTCAGTAACCTTGCGTTTGCCTTCAGTCGGATCggtgaggaagaggaagcagcAGAGAGCTTAATCCTCGCCCTACAGGGATTCAGAGACACAG gggacTACTTGGCACAGGCTCAGGTGTGCGAGGTGCTGGCTGAGTGTTACCTGGTGCAGAGGAAGCAACACAAAGCGGTTCAGCTCTACAAACAGGCTCTGAGTGCGCTCTCTCACTGCCAG aagccccacccaccggCACCACACAGCCTCTGGCCACATCGACACAGCCTACCTATTGGACCTCATGTCAG GAAGAGTGACATCACAAAGAGCCCgggcacagcagcaaatcagcAACCAGATGCTCCAGAGACTGATGCCCCAG gaTCTCAGCAGGAGGCCTCTGAAACACCTGAATACATGAGCATAGCACCTGGACAGAG CTCAGACCAGTTAAACAAGCGGCAGCGCA GTGAGTTGTGGTTGGACAGAGGGAACCCTCGCACTGACAG caatgCTTCACTGGCTCAGGACAGTGAGGCCCCGCCCAGCAGCCCAGGTGACATCAGAGAGCAGTCCTCCCTTGTGTCCAGTTGGAGGTCTCAGTTTTGTTTGCTGATGTAA
- the ttc24 gene encoding tetratricopeptide repeat protein 24 isoform X3 → MDLTDWSTHLNLQVLRSSMTSRAAPSGKEAVKVKRRSGSVGRKQTADIEELTSSGNKALQEGRPQEALRYFRDALKAAEQLQDSRVLRACSFNLGAAYVEVGRPRKGLDFLRHAQPGPKADRLPDLQFNLALAHDALGQSREAATYFLQAAQLYRSQGDGCSEGDACVEMSRCYSRTRDWALAAQGYLRAAESYRVANMLDYAATALSEAGSHMTQSDQCNQEDIIGVLSECLSLMGSITDPRTLGSQGCRGDQARCFSNLAFAFSRIGEEEEAAESLILALQGFRDTGDYLAQAQVCEVLAECYLVQRKQHKAVQLYKQALSALSHCQDSGGIQDQLVERLTATLQQSLTVGPQKPHPPAPHSLWPHRHSLPIGPHVRKSDITKSPGTAANQQPDAPETDAPGSQQEASETPEYMSIAPGQSSDQLNKRQRSELWLDRGNPRTDSNASLAQDSEAPPSSPGDIREQSSLVSSWRSQFCLLM, encoded by the exons ATGGATCTGACTGATTGGTCCACACACCTGAACCTGCAGGTTCTCCG GTCCAGCATGACGTCCCGTGCAGCCCCTTCAGGTAAAGAAGCTGTGAAGGTGAAGAGGAGGAGTGGGAGTGTGGGGCGGAAGCAGACAGCAGACATTGAGGAATTGACATCTTCTGGGAACAAAGCGCTGCAGGAGGGACGCCCACAGGAGGCGCTGAGGTACTTCAGAGATGCCCTGAAGGCTGCAGAGCAG CTCCAGGACTCGCGGGTCCTGCGGGCCTGTTCCTTTAACCTCGGGGCTGCCTATGTGGAGGTAGGACGACCTCGGAAAGGTCTGGACTTCCTGCGGCATGCTCAGCCTGGTCCCAAGGCCGACCGCCTCCCTGACCTCCAGTTCAACCTTGCCCTggcccatgatgcactggggcAGAGCCGGGAGGCCGCCACCTACTTCCTGCAAGCTGCCCAGCTGTATAGGTCACAAGGAGACGGCTGCAGCGAGGGGGATGCCTGCGTGGAGATGAGCCGCTGTTACAGCAGGACACGG GACTGGGCGCTGGCGGCTCAGGGTTACTTGCGAGCTGCAGAGAGTTACAGAGTGGCCAACATGTTGGACTATGCAGCCACCGCCCTGTCAGAAGCAGGAAGTCACATGACCCAATCAGATCAGTGCAACCAGGAGGACATCATCGGTGTGCTGTCAGAGTGTCTGAGTTTGATGGGGAGCATTACGGACCCGAGGACTCTGG gCTCTCAGGGTTGCCGTGGCGACCAGGCTCGCTGTTTCAGTAACCTTGCGTTTGCCTTCAGTCGGATCggtgaggaagaggaagcagcAGAGAGCTTAATCCTCGCCCTACAGGGATTCAGAGACACAG gggacTACTTGGCACAGGCTCAGGTGTGCGAGGTGCTGGCTGAGTGTTACCTGGTGCAGAGGAAGCAACACAAAGCGGTTCAGCTCTACAAACAGGCTCTGAGTGCGCTCTCTCACTGCCAG GACAGCGGCGGCATCCAGGACCAACTGGTGGAGCGACTGACTGCCACGCTGCAGCAGAGTCTGACCGTCGGTCCTCAG aagccccacccaccggCACCACACAGCCTCTGGCCACATCGACACAGCCTACCTATTGGACCTCATGTCAG GAAGAGTGACATCACAAAGAGCCCgggcacagcagcaaatcagcAACCAGATGCTCCAGAGACTGATGCCCCAG gaTCTCAGCAGGAGGCCTCTGAAACACCTGAATACATGAGCATAGCACCTGGACAGAG CTCAGACCAGTTAAACAAGCGGCAGCGCA GTGAGTTGTGGTTGGACAGAGGGAACCCTCGCACTGACAG caatgCTTCACTGGCTCAGGACAGTGAGGCCCCGCCCAGCAGCCCAGGTGACATCAGAGAGCAGTCCTCCCTTGTGTCCAGTTGGAGGTCTCAGTTTTGTTTGCTGATGTAA
- the ttc24 gene encoding tetratricopeptide repeat protein 24 isoform X1, with translation MDLTDWSTHLNLQVLRSSMTSRAAPSGKEAVKVKRRSGSVGRKQTADIEELTSSGNKALQEGRPQEALRYFRDALKAAEQLQDSRVLRACSFNLGAAYVEVGRPRKGLDFLRHAQPGPKADRLPDLQFNLALAHDALGQSREAATYFLQAAQLYRSQGDGCSEGDACVEMSRCYSRTRDWALAAQGYLRAAESYRVANMLDYAATALSEAGSHMTQSDQCNQEDIIGVLSECLSLMGSITDPRTLGELYLSVGVSYCRLRSFQEAVQCFQKALSPAAKWPPLLPKVLHNLGAALNSMGQFRSAVDYHRLAAGLYGSQGCRGDQARCFSNLAFAFSRIGEEEEAAESLILALQGFRDTGDYLAQAQVCEVLAECYLVQRKQHKAVQLYKQALSALSHCQDSGGIQDQLVERLTATLQQSLTVGPQKPHPPAPHSLWPHRHSLPIGPHVRKSDITKSPGTAANQQPDAPETDAPGSQQEASETPEYMSIAPGQSSDQLNKRQRSELWLDRGNPRTDSNASLAQDSEAPPSSPGDIREQSSLVSSWRSQFCLLM, from the exons ATGGATCTGACTGATTGGTCCACACACCTGAACCTGCAGGTTCTCCG GTCCAGCATGACGTCCCGTGCAGCCCCTTCAGGTAAAGAAGCTGTGAAGGTGAAGAGGAGGAGTGGGAGTGTGGGGCGGAAGCAGACAGCAGACATTGAGGAATTGACATCTTCTGGGAACAAAGCGCTGCAGGAGGGACGCCCACAGGAGGCGCTGAGGTACTTCAGAGATGCCCTGAAGGCTGCAGAGCAG CTCCAGGACTCGCGGGTCCTGCGGGCCTGTTCCTTTAACCTCGGGGCTGCCTATGTGGAGGTAGGACGACCTCGGAAAGGTCTGGACTTCCTGCGGCATGCTCAGCCTGGTCCCAAGGCCGACCGCCTCCCTGACCTCCAGTTCAACCTTGCCCTggcccatgatgcactggggcAGAGCCGGGAGGCCGCCACCTACTTCCTGCAAGCTGCCCAGCTGTATAGGTCACAAGGAGACGGCTGCAGCGAGGGGGATGCCTGCGTGGAGATGAGCCGCTGTTACAGCAGGACACGG GACTGGGCGCTGGCGGCTCAGGGTTACTTGCGAGCTGCAGAGAGTTACAGAGTGGCCAACATGTTGGACTATGCAGCCACCGCCCTGTCAGAAGCAGGAAGTCACATGACCCAATCAGATCAGTGCAACCAGGAGGACATCATCGGTGTGCTGTCAGAGTGTCTGAGTTTGATGGGGAGCATTACGGACCCGAGGACTCTGG GTGAGCTGTACCTGTCGGTGGGCGTGTCTTACTGCCGGCTCAGGTCTTTCCAGGAGGCAGTGCAGTGTTTCCAGAAGGCTCTGAGCCCCGCGGCTAAGTGGCCCCCCCTGCTGCCCAAGGTCTTGCACAACCTGGGAGCGGCGCTGAACTCCATGGGCCAGTTCAGGTCCGCCGTGGACTACCACAGGCTGGCCGCTGGACTGTACG gCTCTCAGGGTTGCCGTGGCGACCAGGCTCGCTGTTTCAGTAACCTTGCGTTTGCCTTCAGTCGGATCggtgaggaagaggaagcagcAGAGAGCTTAATCCTCGCCCTACAGGGATTCAGAGACACAG gggacTACTTGGCACAGGCTCAGGTGTGCGAGGTGCTGGCTGAGTGTTACCTGGTGCAGAGGAAGCAACACAAAGCGGTTCAGCTCTACAAACAGGCTCTGAGTGCGCTCTCTCACTGCCAG GACAGCGGCGGCATCCAGGACCAACTGGTGGAGCGACTGACTGCCACGCTGCAGCAGAGTCTGACCGTCGGTCCTCAG aagccccacccaccggCACCACACAGCCTCTGGCCACATCGACACAGCCTACCTATTGGACCTCATGTCAG GAAGAGTGACATCACAAAGAGCCCgggcacagcagcaaatcagcAACCAGATGCTCCAGAGACTGATGCCCCAG gaTCTCAGCAGGAGGCCTCTGAAACACCTGAATACATGAGCATAGCACCTGGACAGAG CTCAGACCAGTTAAACAAGCGGCAGCGCA GTGAGTTGTGGTTGGACAGAGGGAACCCTCGCACTGACAG caatgCTTCACTGGCTCAGGACAGTGAGGCCCCGCCCAGCAGCCCAGGTGACATCAGAGAGCAGTCCTCCCTTGTGTCCAGTTGGAGGTCTCAGTTTTGTTTGCTGATGTAA